In Pyrus communis chromosome 11, drPyrComm1.1, whole genome shotgun sequence, the sequence AGATTTGCAGGCGTGTAGAACGATTTTGACTGCAAATTTTGTCTCTCTGATGCTTTCTTCTGTTtatatttctttgatttatttttgggCAAGAGAAATTTGAGTTCAAAACCCAAACATAATTCGGTGGGGATTCTTCCAACTGAACTcattaaaacccaaaacaaagaaacaataaaaaccCAATTAATCAAATGACTCAAACAATTCAAGTtggaagaaaaacaaacaaagccAAATTACATGAAATTTGTTCTGGATGAATCGGTGAGCTAAAATGGGAAGGAAGGCCTATTGTTTTTAATCCGGGGCTCAATTCCAAGTAGTCTCTATCACCAGGGTTCAATTCTCACTTTTTTTCACTATATGGGCTATCTTTTGAATACTCTATTGTCATAGAAACCTTGCATCTGATTAAGCCTTGttttatgaaaagaaaatacgATAAGGACATTGTTGACAAAATCCTTGGCAGAATTTTAGggatgaattggatgattgaaTGGTGCAATGGGCATCTATATTCATAAACTGTTTCCATCAAAGTATCTGCTTGCAAAGGTCGTGACTGAAAAACACTCAGACGTTGCATTGTTTCATGTAGGAACGATGAAAAATACCAAACTAGTTAAGTGCTAAATGCTCTTGGGCCTTTCTTGAACGAGAAGAAATCTAGTTTGGTGTTGTCTTTGTAGGAATAATAAGCTAACTTGTAGAAGTcgatgaagaaataattgatgGGCTAACACCACAGTTTACTCCTATTTGAATGGACTGTCACTaaattttatcctttattttaaaGTTTCAAACAATGAAATCTTTAGTTATCCCTCAAGGATCAACTCCATCGGATGTTGGAATTAACACCCTTAAAGGGAGAAATTTTTTCATCTATCCGGAATACAAGTTAATACATTATGAATACTAGATAAATATACATTTTTCGCATCTCTCTccttatattataacacgtgatgtaccgaTTTATATTCTGAGTATACTACAAAATCTAAACCCACGAAGCGTCTTCCAATActtctggattttttttttaaaattggtCATGCACAAGACCTCTTGTGACATGTCCAATTTGAAACGGGTCGAAGTTAAGTTAGGCCTTTCCTAAAAAAGTCGAAATGGGTCGAAGCCCACCTCGTTTTCCACCGAAAACAaatgaagttttaacgaaaaactcacggtattgttcactttaatgaaaaaccacattttacactaaaaagttaaacctggtactattcactttattctttattttgtccctatcgttaaaactcaaagttttcaagtccttttcattagttttcctaaaaaaaaatacaggcAAAACTCTGCAAGTCCAAGACTCCATGCTCCACCTTGTTAACCACACTCCCTTTACGtctgattctctctctctctctctctctctctctctctctctcgctcgtGCGCTTTGGTACGTAAAAAGGTAAAAACTTTTCATTAACTTCCCCACAAACCATAATCTTACAGTTTTACTGACTGGCCTGTGCTATGTTCTTCTCATTTCTCCGATCACCCTCCATCTAATTCATTGTTTCCTGTCGTTAATTAACTAAAGATTCCAACTTTTGTCTTGCATTATTGTTTTGGTTAGTTCCCAGAAAAGAAAACGCTTGAATTTGATATTGTATGAGCTTGGTTATCCCATAAGGTGTGTCCTTTTTGCTTCCAGTTTTGTATTTGAGCTGAATATGTTTGGTTTTTGGAACCCTAGGGCGATGGCCCGAAGCCTAACGCTCACGAATTACGGCTGCTAGCTCGTTGGAAATACTTTACTAGGTCAAGGTACGTTTTTTAACTACAAGCTTTACAATGTATAATTGAACTTTTGTATTGGCAGTCCCTGAATTCAATAGCTTTTGCTTAATTTAGTGTTCCGTTCGAAATTGGAAATGATGAGCCCAGTTTCATTGCTTGAGAAAATTACTATGGCATTCGGCTCTTTCGCAGTAATGGCAacttttgttattgttttgtttaatcCAGGTATTAAGGTTTGCTTAAAATTTAGTCCGCTTCAGTTATTAGTTTTTAGTATTGACGGGTATGATGGATGGGAACAATCGAAACTTTTTCAAGAAACGCCCTAATATAGTTTAAAGGACGAGGGGGTTACAACAACTATAAGAAAGGAAAGTGGAATGATTCAAGCCGTAAGCAACCTTCAGAGGATTATCAGTTGCTCAACACTGTGTATCGTATTCTCTGCCCTTGTAAAAAGGTCTGTGGTGGTATTGGGAAGGGTGGCAACATAGTCAAAGCCCTTAGAGGAGATCCCCGGCAAAGATTATTTCTGATTCTGTTCTTGGCTCAGATGAGAGAGTAATTATTATCTATAGCTCTCCAACAAAAATTTCAAGCAAACAAAATAACCATGAAAATTTAGCAGAGGGAAATGAAATGGAGCCGCATTGTGCTGCCCAGGATGCTCTGTTGAAAGTTCATGACAGGATTGTAGAGGAAGATCGTTTTGGTGGAGTTACATTTGATGATGACAACGAGAACAGTGTTGTCACCACAAGACTTCTAGTTCCAAACAATATGGTAGGTTGTCCTTCCTGCAGATCAGCTTCCAACTTGTGTTATGGATACTGATGAATTGGTGCTGGTACTCTTTCTATTTTTGTGCGCCTTGCATGTTCTCTAACATAGGAAATAATGTTCCAAAAGAAGATTTTATATGATGTAGATGGGATTAGACTTTGATTGAGCTAATAGAGCAAATCTTATGACGTCGTATGAGATCATCTGTTGATtcaagtgaaatttttttcaaacttatttttgtgttagaaatgatttttgttgtttttaatttaatatgcGTTCCCAGCTGTGTATGTTATTATTGGGAAATTTATTGGTGCTCAAAATATAGACCCTGAATATGTCTATGTATACAAATGAAGGTCCAGTGGTCCACGTATGCAATCACTGTGTGCCAGCGAAGTCTGCTGCTGGAAACTTGTGGGTGTATTGAGatttttcttgtcttctttTTACATTTGTAAAAGCATATGATTTTGTAGCTTGGTCACTTTCAATCTCCAAACATGCTTATATGAAACTCACATGAAAAattctttgttatttgttttttggtgCATATATTAACTTTCAACATAAGTGAGAGATATCTGCAAAACCAAATGTGACAAAGAGGGCACTTTATGAAGTGTCTAATCTACCGCATCAGAATCCTAGGAAGGACAAGCCTCCTTCAggctttcctatgcctttcctTTCACCTAGAAATCCAATGTTGTCTAATCGGGCTCCTTCCCACACTATGTCGCCAATGCCATGGACAGGAGGATATGAAAACCGTTCTGGATTTGTCCGGGGTGGTTTTAATGGTTTTCCTCCTGGACATGGGGGTGCAGCTCTAGCTCTAGCTGAGTTGTCATGAAAATTATGTGTTCAGCTGGGAAATTTGGTGGGTTATTGGCAAGGGCGGTTTACAACTGGAAACAGGAGCCAGTATTCATGCTCAGGATGCATCAAAGGATTCAGAAGAAAGTGTCATTCACGTCTCTGCTTTTGAGGTATGCTATTTTGTGATACACAGCCATTTCCTGTCTTTAACTTCTTTTCATATTGACTTAGAAATGTTATTGGCATGGACAACGTACCATGCACCAACTGTTTGCTGGTGCCTGTGGATCAAGAATATGCTAGCAGTGGATCAGCTTGCTCATTCTTTTTCAGGCTTTGTGGAATCCCAGATCACAAACCATTGAGACAATTGTTGAGCTTCAGAACAGCATAAGTGAATTCTCCGATAAAGGCATAATCACTACTAGGCTTCTTGTACTTGGATGCCTCCTTGGACAAGGAGGTAAGTTATAAATGAGACGAGAAGGAGAACCCAGGCTAATATTCGTGTTTACTCGAAGGATGATAGGCCAACTTTTTGGCTTATCTTGGTTTGAGTATTGATTTGATTGCCTTCGTTTTGCAGTTAgtttttagttgatttttttcaTGAGATTGAcaacttatttttcttttatacttaTATATTTTATGTAGAGTTTATTGTAAACTGAAAGGTCACAAATTACTCAAGAGTTTAAATAATAAACTGCCTTGAAGTTGTTAATCATGTCTTAAATAGTGTAACAAGGTTTCCCAGGAGAACCAGTAGTAGAATTGAACTTTCTAGATATGTGAACACCGTGAGCATCACTGTCGATATTTTTTATGAGGAATATTTTGTATGTATTATGGATTAATAAAGCATTCTGATTAGTAGCTGAACTTCTCACACACGTAGGCATTTgtaagaaaggaaaagaaaagaaaagacaaattaAGAAGTGATGGTAATATCTGAACATCAAGATTTCCATTTTCAGATGAGAGGTCACTTCTTCAAGCGTATCCAGCCCCGATTGATCATGATGATGGGCCAACCCCAATTGATCGTGAAGCTAGGCCAGAGCTCGCAATGGAAGAAGGGCTCAATGCAGGTAGTATAAATATATACCTTGATCCCtcataaattaagatattgCGGGGGAAAGTTAGCAGTTaacaaagttaaaataaaatatggcaTGCAGGACATGAGAGCAATGCAAACGATATCCATGCAACTTTCGTCAAATATGCGAAGTCTAATGATTGGGATAAAGCGATCCAGTTTCTTCACGACCATCCCAGGTAGGAAGTGAAAGAATTTCAAGTGGCGGTACAGCTCTTCACTACGCAGTCCGGCCGCTTAACAACTGCAGCGTGCGCAATATAGAACAGTtggtggagttaatggcaaAGGAAGACTTGGAAATTCAAGACACATTCGGTTCCACAGCTCTGTATCTTTTAATAACATTTCGTCAAAACACTGCACGTTAATTGGGGAAGATTGCCTTGGCAGGTCAACTGGCTCGGCACCACTCCGGCTGATACGGAAAAGCTAGTTGTTTGTGATACAACGAAGGTGGTAAAGGTCTATTCTGTTGCATAGATTAAAGCTGCACAATCAATGACTGGCAAACTCGTTCCTGGATATATATCTGAAAACTTGTTCACTGTTTTGCATATTTTGCCTTGAAAGATGCAATCGTGAAAATGAGTTCATTGTTACAGTGACGTAAAATGCTTAATATAAGAATATGGAGAAGATTTTACAGGCGTCAAAATGAGTAGATGAAATTGAAGACATTGTACACATTCAATTTTCATACCAATTTTTCACATGGGTAAATACAATAATGACATGACAAAATCTCTACTTTTCAAAGTACTTGGCTAATTCTTACACGTCTCACAATTAAAAAGAGGAGGATGTACTTAAGGACCTTAACCCAAAAAACCTGCAAGTTCAAGACCATCCATGCAATGAATTAACTGTGAAATTGTCACCGAATTGGAAGTTCTATGTAGTGGTGGATCCAGGATTTTAGATTCAGGGAGTCCcaataataaagataaaaaaaaattatagtgaAAAATATCCTCTCCACGCAACTATTGATTTCCCATTTTGTTGCGAAGTAGACCCTTGATATTCATAGCAAAAAAATGTCATCTCCATTGAAGCAGTTGCAACCCGGTAAAACCAAAGCCCACTGAATAAGCAAATAAACATATGCAACTATTTTCTGCAACCCTTTCTTCCACCATTTTTTTTAGCAAGATTGCTAATCCCTCTTAATTGAGAAAAATCATTATCAAAatgcataaaataaatataaatatcaattttttttttaagggagaATATAATATCAAGTTGAGGAAGGGATGGGGTGGGACTGTAGGGGGACGTGataggggtttttttttattttttttatttttatgatacAAAGGCAAAATTCATTAGTTACCAAAAAACTTTACA encodes:
- the LOC137708868 gene encoding uncharacterized protein isoform X3, producing MPHYSQPSDRTRTDERSLLQAYPAPIDHDDGPTPIDREARPELAMEEGLNAGHESNANDIHATFVKYAKSNDWDKAIQFLHDHPR